The Shewanella japonica genome has a window encoding:
- a CDS encoding PaaI family thioesterase: MSIWFREVTLENCAKMDSGLHGKGTLMKTLGIKITEIGDDYMVATMPADPAVHNPLGIVHGGANVALAETVASYAANFVVDFENFYCVGQEINANHLKASRKGELIATTKPVHIGKRSSVWEVLITNSAGELCCISRMTAAVVARKAG; the protein is encoded by the coding sequence ATGAGTATTTGGTTTAGAGAAGTTACCTTAGAGAATTGCGCCAAAATGGACAGTGGGCTCCATGGTAAAGGCACCTTAATGAAAACGTTAGGCATTAAAATTACCGAAATTGGTGATGATTATATGGTTGCAACGATGCCAGCAGACCCTGCAGTTCACAATCCCTTAGGTATTGTTCATGGTGGAGCTAATGTCGCATTGGCGGAAACTGTTGCAAGTTATGCTGCTAATTTTGTTGTCGATTTTGAGAACTTTTATTGTGTGGGCCAAGAAATAAATGCCAATCATTTAAAAGCATCGCGTAAAGGTGAGCTGATTGCTACAACCAAACCTGTTCATATTGGTAAGCGTAGCTCAGTCTGGGAGGTTCTTATAACCAATAGTGCAGGCGAGTTGTGCTGTATTTCTCGAATGACAGCTGCTGTTGTAGCAAGAAAGGCAGGCTAG
- a CDS encoding YgjV family protein, with the protein MESATIWEWVGYLASVVVAISLMMSNIKKLRWWNLIGAALFVAYGLAISAIPVALVNFFIVLIDIYYLVKLYREPEPASNDKA; encoded by the coding sequence ATGGAATCTGCAACAATATGGGAGTGGGTGGGTTATTTAGCATCTGTAGTGGTGGCTATTTCACTCATGATGTCGAATATTAAAAAGCTTCGCTGGTGGAATTTAATTGGTGCAGCTTTGTTTGTCGCTTACGGACTCGCAATTAGTGCTATACCTGTGGCATTAGTGAACTTTTTTATTGTATTGATTGATATTTATTACTTAGTGAAACTGTATCGAGAGCCCGAACCTGCTTCAAATGATAAGGCCTGA
- the katB gene encoding catalase KatB encodes MTTSHYLTSQSGAPIADDQNALTAGERGPVLLQDWHLIEKLAHFNRERIPERIVHAKGTGVYGKFTLTKDLSDYTIAEHFNGVGKETETFVRFSTVGGEMGSADAERDPRGFGLRFYTKQGNHDIVGNNTPTFFLRDGIKFPDFIHTQKRNPHTNLKDPQAMWDFWSLNPEAMHQVTILMSDRGIPANYRQMHGYGSHTFSFWNAKGERFWVKFHFKSQQGVVNLTGEQADKLKGIDPDSSQRDMVAAINDKNFPKWTVNVQIMPEAEANTYAINPFDLTKVWPHADYPLIEIGELELNRLPENYFAEVEQVALAPSNLVPGVGASPDKMLQARLFAYADAQRYRIGANYNQLPVNCPHAAKANHHQRGGAMAGTQCPYNGNQTGGDATPNYGPNSVDTGLQDASQFAEPPLRLDGEADRYSRYDQDDYTQAGNLYRIFSEEEKQRLAETIAGTLGQVTQDVQQKMLAHFTKADPDYGQRIKALLEA; translated from the coding sequence ATGACTACTTCACATTATTTAACTAGCCAAAGTGGCGCACCAATAGCTGACGATCAAAATGCATTAACAGCAGGAGAACGAGGCCCCGTTTTACTCCAAGACTGGCATTTAATTGAGAAACTAGCTCATTTCAATCGTGAAAGAATTCCAGAGCGTATTGTTCATGCTAAGGGAACGGGTGTTTACGGTAAATTTACCTTAACCAAAGATTTAAGTGACTACACCATTGCTGAGCACTTCAATGGCGTTGGAAAAGAAACTGAAACATTTGTTCGATTTTCAACAGTAGGCGGTGAGATGGGATCTGCTGATGCAGAGCGCGATCCTCGTGGCTTTGGTTTACGTTTTTATACCAAGCAAGGTAATCACGATATTGTGGGTAACAATACGCCAACTTTCTTTTTAAGAGATGGTATTAAATTCCCTGATTTTATTCATACACAAAAGCGTAACCCACATACAAACCTAAAAGATCCACAAGCCATGTGGGATTTCTGGTCATTAAACCCAGAAGCAATGCATCAAGTGACAATTTTAATGTCAGACCGTGGGATCCCGGCTAATTATCGCCAAATGCACGGCTATGGTTCGCATACGTTTTCTTTCTGGAATGCCAAAGGTGAGCGTTTCTGGGTGAAGTTCCACTTTAAATCGCAACAAGGTGTAGTTAATTTAACTGGCGAGCAAGCGGATAAATTAAAAGGGATTGACCCTGATTCGTCGCAGCGTGATATGGTTGCCGCAATTAACGATAAAAACTTCCCTAAATGGACTGTAAATGTCCAGATTATGCCGGAAGCTGAAGCGAATACTTATGCGATCAATCCATTTGATCTAACAAAAGTATGGCCACATGCTGATTATCCTTTGATTGAAATTGGTGAACTTGAGCTTAATCGCTTACCTGAAAACTACTTTGCAGAAGTTGAGCAAGTAGCTTTAGCACCAAGTAACCTTGTACCAGGTGTGGGCGCGTCTCCAGATAAGATGCTGCAAGCCCGTTTATTTGCTTATGCAGATGCACAGCGTTATCGAATTGGTGCCAACTATAATCAACTTCCAGTTAACTGTCCGCATGCAGCGAAGGCTAACCATCATCAACGTGGCGGCGCGATGGCAGGAACGCAATGCCCTTATAACGGTAACCAAACAGGCGGCGATGCAACACCTAACTATGGTCCAAATTCAGTTGACACGGGCCTACAAGATGCGAGCCAATTTGCTGAGCCACCGCTAAGACTTGATGGGGAAGCTGATAGATACAGCCGTTATGACCAAGATGATTATACTCAAGCAGGTAATCTATATCGCATCTTCAGTGAGGAAGAAAAACAACGCCTTGCGGAAACGATTGCAGGTACACTCGGTCAAGTGACTCAAGATGTTCAGCAAAAAATGCTGGCACATTTCACTAAAGCTGATCCTGACTACGGACAACGCATTAAAGCATTGTTAGAAGCGTAA
- a CDS encoding amino acid permease, with protein MNLKMLGSIAIVAGTAIGGGMLALPLATAALGIMPAIMLLVVIWGLSAYTSLLMLEINLRAGVGDNVHGITGKTLGKVGQLIQGASFLSLLFALTMVYLMGGSSLLETRLEPLLGVDLNNQVSVLLFTLIFGGFIAIGVTWIDKVSRVLFTAMVVLLVLVVAFLLPEVNIVASLTNFSANVAEGDKLDQLWLAAIPVVFTSFGFHVCIATIVRYLDGDAVSLRKILLIGSTIPLFCYILWLLVTLGTLGGETVHGFAGSLPDLVNALQGVAQSAIVSQFIDLFANLALITSFLGVTMSLFDYVAELTRARDDKAGRAKTWLITFVPPLLCALYYPDGFFQVLGFAAIPLVVMIIFLPIAMALKQRKAQMGGYEVAGGNLALGVTGLLGVMIVLAQLMVALG; from the coding sequence TTGAACTTAAAAATGCTTGGCTCAATAGCCATTGTTGCAGGTACTGCAATTGGGGGAGGAATGCTAGCGTTGCCGCTAGCGACTGCAGCATTAGGGATTATGCCTGCGATTATGTTACTGGTTGTCATTTGGGGATTATCGGCTTATACCTCTTTACTCATGCTTGAGATTAATTTACGCGCTGGTGTGGGTGATAATGTTCACGGCATAACGGGTAAAACCTTAGGCAAAGTGGGTCAGTTAATTCAAGGTGCTTCATTTTTAAGCCTGCTATTTGCTTTGACAATGGTGTATCTAATGGGCGGTTCTTCATTACTTGAAACCCGTTTAGAGCCGTTATTAGGTGTGGATTTAAATAACCAAGTCTCAGTATTGCTATTTACTTTAATCTTCGGTGGTTTTATTGCTATCGGCGTGACTTGGATTGATAAGGTTTCAAGAGTCTTATTCACCGCTATGGTGGTGTTGCTTGTACTTGTGGTTGCCTTTTTATTGCCAGAAGTGAATATTGTTGCTTCATTGACTAACTTCTCTGCCAATGTCGCTGAAGGCGATAAATTGGATCAACTGTGGTTAGCTGCCATACCTGTGGTATTTACCTCATTTGGTTTCCATGTGTGTATTGCAACGATCGTCAGATACCTAGATGGCGATGCGGTATCGTTACGTAAAATATTGCTGATTGGTTCAACAATACCGCTATTTTGCTACATATTGTGGCTACTTGTGACGCTGGGTACTTTAGGTGGGGAAACCGTTCATGGTTTTGCTGGTTCTTTACCTGATCTCGTTAATGCTCTTCAAGGTGTTGCTCAGTCAGCTATCGTAAGTCAGTTTATCGACTTATTTGCTAACCTTGCGTTGATTACATCATTTTTGGGTGTGACCATGAGTTTGTTTGATTATGTGGCTGAATTAACTCGTGCAAGAGATGATAAAGCAGGCCGAGCTAAAACATGGTTAATCACGTTTGTTCCACCATTGTTATGTGCGCTTTACTATCCTGATGGGTTCTTCCAAGTGTTGGGTTTTGCCGCTATACCGCTAGTTGTCATGATCATATTCTTGCCAATTGCAATGGCATTGAAGCAACGTAAAGCGCAAATGGGTGGCTATGAAGTCGCTGGTGGAAATCTTGCGCTGGGCGTAACAGGGCTCTTAGGTGTGATGATTGTGCTAGCGCAATTAATGGTCGCACTGGGCTAA
- a CDS encoding S46 family peptidase, protein MKKWLLSAAILASFSAQADEGMWQPYQLPAMADELKAKGLEIDAKSISKLTEFPMNAVISLGGCTASFVSPKGLVVTNHHCAYGSIQYNSTPEKNLLKEGFLAKTYAEELPATPGSRIYVTEAVTDVTDRVKSGQMNKVGNEFYKGIEQQEKALVAECEAEDGYRCKVYSFHGGLEYYLVKQMEIRDVRLTYNPAGSVGKYGGDIDNWMWPRHTGDYSFYRAYVGKDGKPADFSKDNVPYEPKSFLKVSAKGVSDGDFVMVAGYPGRTNRYRTANEVENQFEWAYPEGKVLRERLIEIIKETAPEGSDERIKYESAIAGLANYAKNFTSMIEFYGKSTMLDDRKALELKLSQWIKADSKRKSQYGEVLAQLDKLIKQSQQQQERDLIMSYMGYSSMMSTAERLYRLANEKTLADMDREPGYQERDMTRFTSGMERIERRYAASVDKAMLLDLMSRYAALPQADRLPAFDKAFAIGKSADSAKLSKTLDKMYAKTELSDKAVRLAWMDKSVAEFKKSKDPFIQYAVSTYDERMKQEKARKQLAGDLMKVRPQYMDAIIAYNKELGKPVYADANSSLRVTVGNVKGYSPQDGLVAVPFTRLEGILAKDTGADPFDAPAKQLELIKNKQYGDYYVKSLDSVPVNFLSTLDTTGGNSGSPTLNGRAELVGLLFDGVYESIIGDWGYDPQTNRSIQVDSRYMLWVMKYLDNAENLLEEMEIVH, encoded by the coding sequence ATGAAAAAATGGTTATTAAGTGCCGCAATCTTGGCATCTTTTTCTGCACAAGCTGATGAGGGGATGTGGCAACCTTATCAATTACCAGCAATGGCTGATGAACTTAAAGCAAAAGGGTTAGAAATTGATGCAAAATCAATCTCTAAGTTAACGGAATTTCCAATGAATGCTGTGATAAGCCTTGGTGGTTGTACAGCATCATTTGTGTCTCCTAAAGGCTTGGTTGTAACCAATCACCATTGTGCGTATGGCTCAATTCAATACAACTCTACCCCTGAAAAAAACCTGTTAAAAGAAGGCTTCTTAGCGAAAACTTACGCAGAGGAATTGCCAGCAACCCCTGGTTCACGAATTTATGTTACCGAGGCGGTAACTGATGTGACTGATAGAGTGAAGTCAGGTCAAATGAATAAAGTCGGTAATGAGTTCTATAAAGGTATCGAGCAACAAGAAAAAGCATTAGTTGCTGAATGTGAAGCTGAAGATGGATATCGTTGTAAAGTTTATAGTTTTCATGGTGGTCTAGAGTATTACCTTGTGAAACAAATGGAAATTCGTGACGTTCGCTTAACCTATAATCCAGCGGGTAGTGTTGGTAAATATGGTGGTGATATCGATAATTGGATGTGGCCTCGCCACACGGGAGATTACTCTTTTTATCGCGCATACGTAGGTAAAGACGGTAAGCCTGCTGACTTTAGTAAGGATAACGTTCCTTACGAGCCTAAAAGCTTTTTAAAAGTCTCTGCTAAAGGGGTTAGTGACGGTGATTTTGTAATGGTTGCTGGTTATCCAGGTCGCACTAATCGTTACCGCACAGCTAATGAAGTTGAGAACCAATTTGAATGGGCTTACCCAGAAGGGAAAGTACTTCGTGAGCGCCTAATTGAAATCATCAAAGAGACCGCGCCAGAAGGCAGTGATGAACGAATTAAGTATGAGAGTGCTATCGCTGGGTTAGCTAACTATGCGAAAAACTTTACCTCAATGATTGAGTTTTATGGCAAGTCGACCATGCTTGATGATCGTAAAGCGCTAGAGCTAAAACTGTCGCAGTGGATAAAAGCTGATAGTAAGCGTAAATCACAATATGGCGAAGTCTTAGCACAACTGGATAAGCTAATTAAGCAAAGCCAGCAACAGCAAGAGCGCGATTTAATCATGAGCTATATGGGTTACAGTTCAATGATGTCGACAGCTGAACGTTTATATCGCTTAGCGAACGAGAAAACATTGGCTGATATGGATCGTGAACCTGGGTATCAAGAGCGAGATATGACTCGCTTTACTTCTGGTATGGAGCGTATTGAGCGTCGATATGCTGCCAGTGTTGATAAAGCGATGTTATTAGACTTAATGAGCCGTTACGCAGCATTACCTCAAGCTGATCGCTTACCAGCATTTGATAAAGCATTCGCTATTGGTAAAAGTGCCGATAGCGCTAAATTGAGCAAGACCCTTGATAAGATGTATGCCAAAACTGAACTTTCAGATAAAGCGGTTCGATTGGCGTGGATGGATAAGTCTGTTGCTGAGTTTAAAAAGTCAAAAGATCCGTTTATTCAATATGCTGTTAGCACTTATGATGAAAGAATGAAGCAAGAAAAGGCACGTAAACAACTTGCTGGTGATTTAATGAAGGTGCGCCCTCAATATATGGATGCAATTATCGCGTACAATAAAGAGTTAGGTAAGCCAGTATATGCTGATGCTAACTCAAGTTTACGTGTGACTGTAGGTAATGTGAAAGGTTACAGCCCACAAGATGGACTAGTTGCAGTGCCATTTACTCGCTTAGAAGGTATCCTTGCTAAAGACACTGGTGCAGATCCGTTTGATGCGCCAGCTAAACAGCTTGAGCTAATCAAAAACAAACAATATGGCGATTACTACGTTAAATCGTTAGATTCTGTTCCGGTTAACTTCTTATCGACGCTTGACACCACAGGTGGTAACTCTGGATCTCCAACACTAAATGGCCGTGCTGAATTAGTCGGTCTGTTATTTGATGGTGTGTATGAATCAATTATTGGAGACTGGGGCTACGACCCACAAACTAATCGCTCAATTCAAGTTGATAGCCGCTACATGCTATGGGTGATGAAGTACTTAGATAATGCTGAAAACTTATTGGAAGAGATGGAAATCGTCCATTAA
- a CDS encoding 23S rRNA pseudouridine(2604) synthase RluF, producing the protein MRLEQYLAHCGVSSRRQAQRLIAAGRVTFNGQLASPLDRVNANAINPNILLDGAPIAPIETKQYWLYHKPVGIDCRLLPDLPSSLIHILPAAPRLYPAGRLDKDSRGLLLLTNDGELTHKLMHPDYGHQKVYLVTVDRDFSAEFIEKMANGVSYKDVTTKPCDVEAVSSNQFKITLTQGLNRQIRRMAKALGYTVIDLVRLSMMNCELLDLPEKQMRPLEAAEISLLRHQLKL; encoded by the coding sequence ATGCGTTTAGAACAATATCTAGCTCATTGCGGCGTCAGTTCACGTCGCCAGGCTCAGCGCCTCATTGCGGCAGGAAGAGTGACATTTAATGGTCAATTAGCTAGCCCTCTTGATAGGGTCAATGCCAACGCTATCAATCCGAATATTTTATTAGACGGCGCCCCTATCGCTCCCATCGAAACCAAGCAATATTGGTTGTACCATAAACCGGTTGGTATTGATTGTCGTTTATTACCCGATTTACCTTCCAGCCTGATTCATATTCTACCAGCAGCCCCTAGACTGTATCCTGCTGGACGATTGGATAAGGATTCCCGTGGTTTGTTATTGCTGACTAATGATGGTGAGCTTACCCATAAGTTAATGCACCCAGATTATGGGCATCAAAAAGTGTATTTGGTTACTGTAGATCGAGACTTTTCAGCTGAATTTATTGAAAAAATGGCAAACGGGGTGAGCTACAAAGACGTCACCACAAAACCATGCGATGTAGAAGCAGTTTCGAGCAACCAATTTAAAATCACACTGACTCAAGGGCTGAATCGTCAGATCCGAAGAATGGCTAAGGCCTTAGGTTATACTGTCATTGATTTGGTCAGATTAAGCATGATGAATTGTGAATTATTAGACTTGCCAGAAAAACAAATGCGGCCATTAGAGGCCGCAGAAATTAGCTTATTAAGGCATCAACTTAAGCTGTAG
- a CDS encoding Na+/H+ antiporter NhaC family protein, whose product MTTQQTTTSPASFIALLPLFAFLALFIGAGVYFQSQGVDFAFYQLPSVIAILPAIILALLLSKQKLNQSIDTFIAGIGHSNIIAMCLIYLLAGAFASIAKATGGVDATVALGLSMIPSSMLLPGFFVIAAFIATAMGTSMGTIAAVAPIALGVADQAQIDYALMAGAVMSGALFGDNLSIISDTTIAATRTQGCEMKDKFRENLIFALPASIITLVLFAFAGQGQAEVAPQEIDLINVIPYLTILFLAVAGVNVFVVLTVGILLAGATGLFIADYSVIQFGQDIYAGFTNMQEIFILSMLVGGLAALMQQQGGLKFVSEKIEALIKRFSKAKGGTSTRAAELGMASIVAATNTCVANNTVSIVVASDIAKELAQKHGVAPKRAASVLDIFACIIQGLIPHGAQALLIASTFAISPLAAISNAWYCMILAVVAIAIVILRKRA is encoded by the coding sequence TTGACGACACAACAAACAACAACGAGCCCAGCCTCCTTTATTGCTTTATTGCCTCTATTTGCTTTTCTTGCATTATTTATTGGCGCGGGCGTTTACTTTCAAAGCCAAGGTGTAGACTTTGCGTTTTATCAACTACCAAGTGTAATCGCCATTTTACCAGCGATTATTCTGGCGCTGCTGCTCTCTAAGCAGAAACTAAACCAATCTATTGATACCTTTATTGCGGGTATCGGCCATAGCAATATCATTGCAATGTGTCTTATTTATTTGCTTGCTGGCGCATTCGCCTCTATTGCAAAAGCAACGGGCGGCGTTGATGCAACTGTTGCTTTGGGACTGTCAATGATCCCATCTAGCATGTTGCTACCAGGCTTTTTTGTTATCGCCGCCTTTATTGCTACTGCAATGGGTACATCAATGGGCACCATTGCCGCCGTTGCACCTATTGCTTTAGGCGTTGCCGACCAAGCCCAAATTGATTATGCCTTAATGGCGGGTGCTGTTATGTCTGGCGCATTATTTGGTGATAACTTATCGATTATTTCTGACACTACAATTGCTGCAACTCGCACTCAGGGTTGTGAGATGAAAGATAAGTTCCGTGAAAACTTAATCTTTGCCTTGCCTGCATCGATAATTACATTGGTTTTATTTGCTTTTGCAGGCCAAGGACAAGCAGAAGTTGCGCCACAAGAAATCGACTTAATCAATGTCATTCCTTACTTAACTATCTTATTTTTAGCTGTCGCAGGCGTAAACGTCTTCGTCGTGCTAACTGTCGGTATATTGCTTGCTGGTGCAACTGGACTGTTTATCGCCGATTACAGCGTTATCCAGTTCGGTCAAGATATCTATGCTGGTTTTACTAACATGCAAGAAATCTTCATTCTTTCAATGTTAGTCGGTGGTTTAGCTGCGTTAATGCAACAACAAGGTGGCTTGAAGTTTGTTAGCGAGAAAATCGAAGCACTGATTAAACGTTTCTCAAAGGCAAAAGGCGGCACTTCAACCCGCGCGGCAGAATTAGGGATGGCAAGTATTGTTGCAGCAACCAACACCTGTGTAGCTAACAATACCGTATCGATTGTTGTCGCCAGTGATATTGCTAAAGAGCTTGCTCAAAAGCATGGTGTTGCGCCTAAACGTGCAGCAAGTGTACTGGATATCTTTGCTTGTATTATTCAAGGCCTAATTCCACATGGCGCTCAAGCACTACTAATAGCATCGACGTTTGCCATTAGTCCACTTGCTGCAATTTCAAATGCTTGGTACTGCATGATCTTAGCCGTTGTTGCTATCGCTATTGTAATTTTGCGTAAGCGAGCTTAA